A genome region from Brassica oleracea var. oleracea cultivar TO1000 chromosome C2, BOL, whole genome shotgun sequence includes the following:
- the LOC106326398 gene encoding phosphatidylcholine:diacylglycerol cholinephosphotransferase 1-like, giving the protein MSQMDISTRTEEGGWRSKPSFMTWRARDVVYVMRHHWIPCLFAAGFLFVVSVESSIKMVSESSPPFDIGFVATESLHHILASSPDLNTGLAALNSVLGVMQVSYIAWTWLIEGRPRATITALFLFTCRGVLGYCTQLPLSKEYLGSAIDFPLGNLSFFYFFSGHVAGATIASLDMRRMQRLRFAMVFDILNVLQSIRLLATRGHYTIDLAGGVAAAILFDSLAGKYEANTRKRQL; this is encoded by the exons ATGTCTCAAATGGACATTTCTACGAGAACTGAGGAAGGAGGATGGAGAAGCAAGCCTTCGTTTATGACGTGGAGAGCGCGCGACGTTGTCTACGTGATGAGACACCATTGGATACCGTGTCTGTTCGCGGCCGGATTCTTGTTCGTCGTAAGCGTGGAGTCCTCGATCAAGATGGTTTCCGAGAGTTCTCCACCGTTCGATATTGGGTTTGTGGCCACGGAGTCTCTGCATCATATCTTGGCTTCTTCACCGGATCTGAACACCGGTTTGGCCGCTCTAAACTCG GTGTTAGGAGTGATGCAAGTATCGTATATTGCATGGACATGGTTAATAGAAGGACGGCCCCGAGCCACCATCACGGCTTTATTCCTCTTCACTTGTCGCGGTGTTCTCGGTTACTGTACTCAGCTCCCTCTTTCAAAG GAGTATCTAGGATCAGCAATCGATTTCCCGCTAGGAAATCTCTCGTTCTTCTATTTTTTCTCGGGTCACGTGGCAGGCGCGACCATCGCATCTTTGGACATGAGGAGGATGCAGAGGTTGAGATTTGCGATGGTTTTTGACATCCTCAATGTATTACAGTCGATCAGGCTGCTTGCGACGAGAGGACACTACACGATCGATCTCGCAGGTGGAGTTGCCGCTGCGATTCTCTTTGACTCATTGGCCGGAAAGTACGAAGCTAATACAAGAAAGAGGCAATTGTAG
- the LOC106326041 gene encoding DNA topoisomerase 1-like, which translates to MRNCSGKAPSVSKSKDEGCEDDKPLSARLKVQMSSTVQIKISVRASSSKKRALVDNIKRNGSKPKEQSSQSPSKRPLEKGSSSKQSFVKRPKLLGNAATPDSKGKNLDASKPLKAKQATVWEENSDGDDHVPIASRMRSGPSNKKPSSVKKPNGSKMIASSSRKIAKNKCVKDYKALPFRDGQKKWTTLVHNGVLFPPPYKCHGVKILYQGKPVDLTPEQEEVATMFAKMRKTDYYNKPIFRENFWNDWRELLGKNHVIRNLDDCDFSSIYEWYMQDIEIRKQMSAEEKRILKEEKLKQEEKYMWAVLDGVKEMAGNFRVEPPGLFRGRGDHPKMGKLKKRIRPCDITINIGKDAPIPECPIPGERWKEVKQDTTVTWFAFWNDPINPKVFKYAFLAASSALKQRLREACTKDLSDKDATKQETEVATYLIDKLSLRAGDEKVAIVSDHDQRTVSESHGPQVERLAVKIEELREKIEELDIDLDGTEKETPATEWTSDFFIVEPVKGTGSNVPVFTEPATELADVLASEVPKETAISPEKLECAWRRMTQWMRVKG; encoded by the exons ATGAGGAACTGTTCGGGAAAAGCTCCATCTGTGTCCAAAAGTAAAGATGAGGGTTGTGAGGATGATAAGCCTTTGAGTGCCAGGCTTAAAGTTCAAATGTCATCGACGGTGCAGATAAAGATCAGCGTGCGTGCATCAAGTAGCAAGAAGAGAGCTTTGGTTGATAATATCAAACGGAATGGTTCAAAACCTAAAGAGCAGAGTTCTCAGTCACCTTCTAAGAGACCTCTTGAGAAGGGAAGTTCTTCGAAACAATCTTTTGTTAAGAGGCCTAAGCTTTTAGGTAATGCAGCTACTCCAGATAGCAAAGGGAAGAATCTGGACGCATCCAAGCCGTTGAAAGCTAAACAAGCAACTGTTTGGGAAGAAAACTCAGATGGGGATGATCATGTCCCTATTGCTTCGAGAATGAGGTCAGGTCCCTCAAATAAAAAACCATCATCCGTGAAGAAGCCAAATGGTAGTAAAATGATAGCTTCTTCATCCAGAAAGATAGCTAAGAACAAATGCGTGAAAGATTATAAAGCGCTACCTTTTCGAGATGGGCAAAAGAAATGGACAACGCTAGTGCACAATGGTGTTCTTTTTCCACCTCCATATAAATGTCATGGGGTTAAGATACTGTATCAGGGAAAGCCAGTTGACTTAACTCCTGAACAAGAAGAG GTTGCCACTATGTTTGCAAAGATGAGAAAAACGGATTATTACAATAAACCAATATTCAGAGAGAATTTCTGGAATGATTGGAGGGAACTACTTGGAAAGAATCATGTGATTAGAAACTTAGATGATTGTGATTTCAGTTCCATATATGAATGGTATATGCAGGACATTGAGATAAGGAAACAAATGAGTGCAGAA GAGAAAAGAATTCTGAAGGAGGAGAAATTAAAGCAGGAAGAGAAATACATGTGGGCAGTTCTTGATGGCGTCAAAGAAATG GCTGGAAATTTCAGAGTTGAACCCCCAGGCTTGTTTCGTGGCCGGGGAGACCATCCTAAG ATGGGGAAACTGAAAAAACGGATTCGTCCTTGTGATATTACAATCAACATCGGTAAAGATGCACCCATTCCAGAATGCCCTATACCTGGTGAAAG ATGGAAAGAAGTTAAGCAAGACACTACTGTGACATGGTTTGCTTTCTGGAATGATCCCATCAATCCAAAAGTGTTCAAGTATGCATTCTTGGCAGCTAGCAGTGCGTTAAAG CAGCGCCTTAGAGAAGCATGCACTAAAGATCTTAGTGACAAGGATGCAACAAAACAGGAAACAGAGGTTGCTACATATCTTATAGATAAGCTATCCCTTAGGGCTGGAGACGAGAAG GTCGCCATCGTTTCTGACCATGATCAACGTACTGTCTCGGAATCTCACGGACCACAAGTTGAGAGGCTGGCTGTGAAAATAGAAGAACTAAGG GAGAAAATAGAAGAGCTAGATATCGATCTCGATGGGACTGAGAAAGAAACTCCTGCAACTGAGTGGACGTCCGATTTTTTTATAGTTGAGCCGGTCAAAGGGACTGGCAGCAATGTTCCTGTTTTCACTGAGCCGGCTACTGAACTGGCTGATGTGTTAGCCTCAGAAGTTCCTAAAGAAACTGCTATCTCACCTGAG AAACTGGAGTGTGCATGGAGGAGAATGACTCAATGGATGCGGGTGAAAGGATGA